In Candidatus Methylacidiphilales bacterium, one DNA window encodes the following:
- the rplB gene encoding 50S ribosomal protein L2 produces MGLKKFRPLTPSLRFTELDDFSDITTDKPYRPLTIARRKTGGRNNYGRITCRHIGGGHKQRIRVIDFKRDKHGIPAEVKTIEYDPIRTARIALVEYKDGEKRYIIAPNGLTVGQTIMSGPDCEPTVGNALPLEKIPLGTVIHNIEMIPGRGAQICRSAGSSATLMALDAGYANIRMPSGEIRKIHAKCYATIGQVSNIDHFNQSLGKAGRKRWLGIRPTVRGMAMNPVDHPNGGGQGKSKGGGGRQHLVSPWGQLAKGLKTRRKHKISDKFIVQDRRKK; encoded by the coding sequence ATGGGATTAAAAAAATTTCGTCCATTGACACCGTCCTTGCGTTTTACAGAGCTCGATGATTTTTCGGACATCACGACAGATAAGCCTTATCGTCCGTTGACGATTGCGCGTCGCAAGACTGGAGGTAGAAATAATTACGGGCGTATTACGTGCCGGCACATCGGAGGCGGGCATAAACAACGCATACGGGTTATAGATTTCAAACGCGACAAACATGGCATACCAGCTGAAGTAAAAACAATCGAATACGATCCCATACGCACCGCACGCATCGCTTTAGTGGAATACAAAGATGGCGAAAAGCGCTACATTATTGCACCTAACGGACTAACTGTCGGACAAACCATAATGAGTGGCCCAGACTGCGAGCCTACGGTGGGAAATGCTCTTCCTTTAGAAAAAATTCCCCTGGGCACAGTGATACATAATATAGAAATGATTCCGGGCCGCGGAGCTCAGATTTGTCGTTCAGCTGGGTCCTCAGCTACGCTCATGGCTCTGGATGCCGGCTATGCAAATATTCGCATGCCGTCAGGTGAAATCCGGAAGATCCATGCGAAATGTTACGCAACAATAGGTCAAGTCTCAAATATCGACCACTTTAACCAGTCGCTTGGTAAAGCGGGTAGGAAGCGGTGGCTAGGGATACGACCTACTGTCAGAGGGATGGCCATGAATCCAGTTGATCATCCGAACGGTGGGGGGCAGGGTAAAAGTAAAGGAGGAGGGGGACGTCAGCATCTTGTCTCGCCTTGGGGGCAACTTGCTAAGGGACTGAAGACACGTCGTAAGCACAAAATTTCTGACAAATTTATTGTGCAAGACCGTCGCAAGAAGTAA
- the rplC gene encoding 50S ribosomal protein L3, with protein sequence MKIGILGKKLGMTRVYDAKGVIRPVTAILAEPNTVLAVRTVEKDGYSAVQLGVFDQKETRASKPLIGHCKKANAAPKRFIREFPIDPKDDLDKVNLGDVVSVDRFKVGMWVDVIGRTKGKGFQGVVKKHNFSGQPASHGSKMHRRNGAIGERSTPGRVFKNHGMPGHLGNERKTVQNLEVIQVRPEDNIILVAGAVPGARGSHVVIRPAIKGQPRPKIQPKKAAKKAETKPAKK encoded by the coding sequence ATGAAGATAGGTATACTAGGTAAAAAACTAGGCATGACGAGGGTGTATGATGCCAAGGGGGTGATACGGCCGGTTACGGCAATTTTAGCGGAGCCGAATACTGTCTTGGCGGTGCGAACTGTTGAAAAGGATGGCTACTCAGCAGTGCAGCTGGGTGTTTTTGATCAGAAAGAAACACGTGCTTCTAAGCCCCTGATTGGTCATTGCAAGAAAGCGAATGCGGCACCTAAACGTTTTATCCGTGAGTTCCCCATAGATCCGAAAGATGATTTAGACAAAGTGAATTTGGGGGACGTTGTGAGTGTGGATCGTTTCAAAGTCGGGATGTGGGTAGACGTGATCGGCCGAACGAAAGGGAAAGGCTTTCAAGGAGTTGTTAAAAAACATAACTTTTCTGGTCAGCCGGCATCCCACGGCTCGAAGATGCATCGGCGCAATGGGGCAATCGGTGAACGTTCAACTCCAGGGCGTGTATTTAAAAATCATGGGATGCCCGGGCATCTGGGAAATGAGCGTAAGACTGTACAGAATCTTGAGGTGATCCAAGTCCGCCCTGAGGATAATATTATACTAGTCGCGGGTGCAGTCCCTGGAGCAAGGGGAAGCCATGTAGTCATTCGGCCTGCAATCAAGGGACAGCCACGACCTAAAATACAGCCTAAGAAGGCCGCTAAAAAAGCTGAGACAAAGCCTGCCAAAAAGTAA
- the rplW gene encoding 50S ribosomal protein L23 produces the protein MRDPYEIIRRPRITEKGTAAAKASNSYVFEVDRSANKLEIKKAIKALFNKDVERVNIVVVKGKTKRTRNGLIRQTPKFKKAYVKLKEGQTIEFI, from the coding sequence ATGCGAGATCCTTACGAGATTATACGAAGACCTCGGATTACGGAAAAAGGCACTGCTGCGGCAAAGGCCAGCAACAGTTACGTCTTTGAGGTAGATCGTTCAGCCAATAAATTGGAAATTAAAAAGGCAATTAAAGCTCTATTTAATAAAGATGTTGAGCGAGTAAATATTGTTGTGGTAAAAGGCAAGACCAAGCGAACTCGTAACGGGCTTATACGTCAAACGCCAAAGTTTAAGAAGGCTTATGTGAAGCTAAAAGAAGGGCAAACAATTGAATTCATTTAG
- the rplD gene encoding 50S ribosomal protein L4 — MKTQTLTLEQASQLLDVPLIPNRKGTQTLLEVVTAYRANRRQGTRATKTKGTVQKSGKKPWRQKGTGRARAGYVASPIWRGGGVVFGPQPRDFSKKIPKRVKKFALKKAFSMRVMDGAVSLSSPIELKNPKTKELLSILDPLNLKGRTLIIVGKMDPKLYLAARNVPTLGVTDADQCNAEDLISYHNIIITEEAMGKIAARLKK; from the coding sequence ATGAAGACCCAAACTCTCACATTGGAACAAGCTAGCCAACTTTTGGACGTTCCCCTCATCCCGAATCGGAAAGGGACGCAGACTCTTCTTGAGGTGGTCACAGCATATCGTGCAAACCGGCGTCAAGGCACGCGAGCTACAAAGACGAAAGGCACTGTCCAGAAATCAGGAAAGAAACCGTGGCGCCAGAAGGGGACAGGGCGTGCACGAGCCGGGTATGTCGCTTCACCGATTTGGAGAGGAGGCGGAGTTGTATTTGGGCCACAGCCGCGCGATTTCTCGAAGAAGATCCCTAAGCGTGTGAAGAAATTTGCACTTAAAAAAGCATTCAGCATGCGGGTAATGGATGGGGCTGTGAGCTTGAGTTCTCCCATAGAATTAAAAAATCCAAAGACGAAGGAACTCCTTTCGATACTCGATCCTCTAAATTTGAAAGGTCGGACCTTGATTATCGTTGGAAAAATGGATCCGAAGCTCTATTTAGCAGCGCGTAACGTTCCGACACTTGGGGTTACCGATGCAGATCAATGTAATGCAGAGGATTTGATTTCATATCATAACATTATCATTACCGAAGAGGCAATGGGCAAGATAGCAGCACGATTAAAGAAATAA
- the rpsJ gene encoding 30S ribosomal protein S10 has translation MATPRIRIRLKAFDYRLLDRASNEIAETARRTGSAVAGPIPLPTKIERYTVNRSPHVDKKSMDTFELRTHKRLIDIIDPTSKTVDELKKLNLPAGVDITIKI, from the coding sequence ATGGCTACACCTAGAATCAGAATTCGTCTAAAGGCGTTTGACTACCGACTCCTAGATCGGGCTTCGAATGAGATTGCGGAGACTGCACGGAGAACAGGTTCCGCTGTGGCGGGGCCTATCCCGCTTCCCACCAAAATCGAGCGCTACACAGTGAACCGCTCTCCGCATGTTGATAAGAAAAGTATGGATACTTTTGAGTTGAGGACGCATAAGCGGTTGATTGATATTATTGATCCCACTTCTAAGACTGTAGATGAGCTTAAAAAGCTTAACTTGCCTGCAGGAGTAGACATCACCATTAAGATATAG